From a region of the Gossypium raimondii isolate GPD5lz chromosome 10, ASM2569854v1, whole genome shotgun sequence genome:
- the LOC105776953 gene encoding protein DUF642 L-GALACTONO-1,4-LACTONE-RESPONSIVE GENE 1-like isoform X1, with protein MKKVAVFVLLLVCTTSQIASSAKDGLLPNGNFEQGPKASELKGTKVMSGKSIPNREISGYVEYIKSANLLKNGNFEEGPYIFPILTSEGLIIPPEIEDDHSPLPGWIIESLKAIKYIDSEHLSVPQGKWAIELIAGKESAVAQIVKTTIGRNYVLSFVVGDANNGCEGPMMVEAFAGKNMVMVSYNSKGKGGFKAARLAFRAESTRTRIMFYSTIYTIKSDNSGSLCGPVLDDVMLLSVRKLRHL; from the exons atgAAGAAGGTGGCGGTGTTCGTATTGCTTCTGGTTTGCACCACTTCTCAAATAGCTTCATCTGCCAAAGATG GTTTATTGCCAAATGGGAACTTCGAGCAAGGTCCAAAGGCATCGGAACTGAAAGGAACAAAAGTGATGAGTGGCAAGTCCATTCCCAACCGGGAAATTTCTGGCTATGTTGAATACATAAAATCAG CCAATCTACTAAAGAATGGAAACTTCGAAGAAGGTCCTTATATCTTCCCAATACTAACTTCCGAAGGACTTATAATTCCACCCGAAATAGAAGATGATCACAGTCCTTTACCAGGCTGGATAATTGAATCCCTGAAAGCCATTAAGTACATCGACAGTGAACATCTCTCGGTTCCACAGGGCAAATGGGCCATCGAACTCATAGCCGGAAAAGAAAGCGCGGTTGCACAGATCGTTAAGACGACAATTGGAAGAAACTACGTACTCTCATTTGTTGTTGGCGATGCTAACAATGGATGCGAAGGTCCAATGATGGTCGAAGCATTCGCAGGCAAAAACATGGTGATGGTGTCGTATAACTCCAAGGGCAAAGGTGGATTCAAAGCGGCTAGACTTGCATTCAGGGCAGAGTCAACACGAACTCGGATCATGTTCTACAGCACAATTTACACCATAAAAAGTGATAATTCGGGTTCTCTTTGTGGGCCGGTGCTGGATGATGTGATGCTGCTTAGTGTCCGAAAATTGCGTCACCTGTAA
- the LOC105776953 gene encoding protein DUF642 L-GALACTONO-1,4-LACTONE-RESPONSIVE GENE 2-like isoform X2, whose product MKKVAVFVLLLVCTTSQIASSAKDANLLKNGNFEEGPYIFPILTSEGLIIPPEIEDDHSPLPGWIIESLKAIKYIDSEHLSVPQGKWAIELIAGKESAVAQIVKTTIGRNYVLSFVVGDANNGCEGPMMVEAFAGKNMVMVSYNSKGKGGFKAARLAFRAESTRTRIMFYSTIYTIKSDNSGSLCGPVLDDVMLLSVRKLRHL is encoded by the exons atgAAGAAGGTGGCGGTGTTCGTATTGCTTCTGGTTTGCACCACTTCTCAAATAGCTTCATCTGCCAAAGATG CCAATCTACTAAAGAATGGAAACTTCGAAGAAGGTCCTTATATCTTCCCAATACTAACTTCCGAAGGACTTATAATTCCACCCGAAATAGAAGATGATCACAGTCCTTTACCAGGCTGGATAATTGAATCCCTGAAAGCCATTAAGTACATCGACAGTGAACATCTCTCGGTTCCACAGGGCAAATGGGCCATCGAACTCATAGCCGGAAAAGAAAGCGCGGTTGCACAGATCGTTAAGACGACAATTGGAAGAAACTACGTACTCTCATTTGTTGTTGGCGATGCTAACAATGGATGCGAAGGTCCAATGATGGTCGAAGCATTCGCAGGCAAAAACATGGTGATGGTGTCGTATAACTCCAAGGGCAAAGGTGGATTCAAAGCGGCTAGACTTGCATTCAGGGCAGAGTCAACACGAACTCGGATCATGTTCTACAGCACAATTTACACCATAAAAAGTGATAATTCGGGTTCTCTTTGTGGGCCGGTGCTGGATGATGTGATGCTGCTTAGTGTCCGAAAATTGCGTCACCTGTAA
- the LOC105777513 gene encoding uncharacterized protein LOC105777513 isoform X2, producing MRFKKGSKVEVLTMKEVPTGAWRCAEIISGNGHTYCVKYGWFPITGKAALVERVPRKAIRPCPPPINGTDDWVPGDVVEVFDELCWKPAVIVRVFGGNNMFSVRILGLKSQLKAHQSRLRVRQSWEDGNWLLVGKGSSNSSGPPKRKRSSLGFPEAGGKKMKVIEKGSFGGQRLIVRLPCPASEKNISWPMLEASILCF from the exons ATGAGATTCAAGAAAGGTAGCAAAGTCGAGGTATTAACCATGAAGGAGGTTCCAACCGGCGCGTGGCGCTGTGCCGAGATTATCTCCGGCAACGGCCACACTTACTGCGTCAAGTACGGTTGGTTTCCGATCACTGGCAAGGCGGCGTTGGTCGAGAGAGTCCCGAGGAAAGCGATTAGGCCTTGCCCTCCTCCTATAAATGGGACCGACGATTGGGTTCCTGGCGACGTCGTGGAGGTGTTCGACGAGTTGTGTTGGAAACCAGCGGTGATCGTTAGAGTTTTCGGTGGAAACAACATGTTTTCCGTCAGGATTCTTGGATTGAAGAGCCAACTCAAAGCACATCAATCTCGATTGCGTGTTCGACAATCTTGGGAAGACGGCAACTGGCTCCTTGTCGGGAAG GGCTCGTCAAATTCCAGTGGACCACCGAAGAGGAAAAGATCTTCGCTTGGTTTTCCGGAAGCTGGTGGAAAGAAGATGAAGGTGATTGAAAAAGGTAGTTTTGGTGGTCAAAGACTAATAGTTCGGCTTCCTTGTCCTGCTTCTGAAAAG AATATCTCATGGCCAATGTTGGAGGCATCCATACTTTGCTTCTAA
- the LOC105777513 gene encoding uncharacterized protein LOC105777513 isoform X1, with protein sequence MRFKKGSKVEVLTMKEVPTGAWRCAEIISGNGHTYCVKYGWFPITGKAALVERVPRKAIRPCPPPINGTDDWVPGDVVEVFDELCWKPAVIVRVFGGNNMFSVRILGLKSQLKAHQSRLRVRQSWEDGNWLLVGKGSSNSSGPPKRKRSSLGFPEAGGKKMKVIEKGSFGGQRLIVRLPCPASEKVDAFVYPKNILGERCMPSSFRRLDDTLSCTSSVGSCSGLGNNGLNLSPSYATNGCENLEDYCSDADSYSERCCGEDGSSVSPSVELGTDFHRSELHAYQKALWALHASGPLTWEKEEKVTNLRRSLNISNDEHLRELRKLRHDDNRFFISCC encoded by the exons ATGAGATTCAAGAAAGGTAGCAAAGTCGAGGTATTAACCATGAAGGAGGTTCCAACCGGCGCGTGGCGCTGTGCCGAGATTATCTCCGGCAACGGCCACACTTACTGCGTCAAGTACGGTTGGTTTCCGATCACTGGCAAGGCGGCGTTGGTCGAGAGAGTCCCGAGGAAAGCGATTAGGCCTTGCCCTCCTCCTATAAATGGGACCGACGATTGGGTTCCTGGCGACGTCGTGGAGGTGTTCGACGAGTTGTGTTGGAAACCAGCGGTGATCGTTAGAGTTTTCGGTGGAAACAACATGTTTTCCGTCAGGATTCTTGGATTGAAGAGCCAACTCAAAGCACATCAATCTCGATTGCGTGTTCGACAATCTTGGGAAGACGGCAACTGGCTCCTTGTCGGGAAG GGCTCGTCAAATTCCAGTGGACCACCGAAGAGGAAAAGATCTTCGCTTGGTTTTCCGGAAGCTGGTGGAAAGAAGATGAAGGTGATTGAAAAAGGTAGTTTTGGTGGTCAAAGACTAATAGTTCGGCTTCCTTGTCCTGCTTCTGAAAAGGTAGATGCATTTGTTTATCCCAAAAATATACTGGGTGAAAGATGTATGCCTTCTTCATTTCGTAGACTTGATGATACCTTGAGTTGCACATCGTCTGTTGGTAGTTGTAGTGGTTTAGGGAATAATGGTCTTAACTTGTCTCCTAGTTATGCAACAAACGGTTGTGAAAACTTGGAGGATTATTGTAGTGATGCTGACTCATATTCTGAAAGGTGTTGTGGGGAAGATGGAAGTTCTGTTTCCCCTAGTGTGGAATTGGGAACTGATTTCCATAGGTCGGAGCTGCATGCCTATCAGAAAGCTCTGTGGGCATTGCATGCTTCTGGACCTTTGACttgggaaaaagaagaaaaggtaaCCAACCTACGTCGTTCTCTTAATATTTCTAATGATGAGCATTTGAGGGAACTAAGAAAGTTGAGACATGATGATAATAGGTTTTTTATTAGTTGTTGCTAG